ATCGACCTCTTTTCCTTCCAGATGGATATTGCCGGTCTTACGCACGAACAGCTGATGCGTTCTATTGAGCTGATCGGCTCCAAAGTCATCCCACAAATCAATCAATCATGAAAAAGAGTAGTAGTTTTTCCACCCACGGCAAACGGGCAGATATTGGCGACCTCGAAATATACCGCCTGTTACCGAACAGGTACGCAAACGCCGTAGGCCCTTCGTATTCCTCGACCACGTTGCGCCCAAGGTTCAGGAGAAGATCAATAAGAGAGGTACCGGCGCGCACCCGCACCGCGGCATCGCCACTTTAACTTACGTGCTGAATGGTGAGGACGAGCATTTTGATAGTGCCGGCAACTACGCCATGGTACATTCCGGCGGCGTACAGTGGATGAAGGCCGGCAACGGCATCATTCACGACGAAACCCTGAATTACGACTCGCAAACCAATTCTAAATTGATCCACGCTTTCCAGTTCTGGATCAACCTGCCTTCGAAAATCAAAGCCGAATCTCCGGGGTATCTGGCGATCGAAGGCAATGAAGTACCGTTTAAAACACTGCCCGATGCGAACGGCTGGATCAAAGTAATCGTGGGTACGTTCGAAGAGTTGAAATCGGCCATCCCCGACTATTCCGGGCAGTTCCTGTATCATATCCATCTCGAAGCAGGCGCAGTTTTCAACATCGGGTTTGAGGAACAAATCGAAGTAGCCGCATATCTGCCGACCGCGTCCGCAACGATCAATGACGAAAGTTTCAATGCAGGTGACTTTGTAGAATTTGACAGGAAGGAGGGAAGTATGGAGATCCGGAACCTTAACAGTGATGCTTGTGATGTGCTGTTGTTTGGTGGTGAGCGTTACAGCGAGCCCATTGTGGCAGAAGGCCCTTTCGTGATGAACGCCGAGATCGAAATCGGAGAGGCTTACCGGGATTTTTATGGCGGGAAGTATGGGAAGATTGATTATGAGGGGCAGCGGGCGAAATAAACGAAAGCGCACGGTTACACGTAAACTTATCTTCCTCAAGATTGTCACCGTGCGCCCATTTTTTGTTAGCTTTAGGGAAATATCACGTTATATGTTCCGCATCACTTTCCTGCTCCTTTTATCATCTGCATCCGCATTCGCCCAACAACCTTATACTATCGAAGGCACGCTTAAAAACGTACCCGATGGTGCCGTGATCTCCCTCATGCGCAACGAGGGCAACCTGCTGAGCGAAATCGCGAAAGATACCGTAAAAGGCGGAAAGTTTCGCTTCGACGGCTCCGTTGATGCACTCACCTCCCTGGGCCTTTCCGGCCGGTCATCAGGCTTTCCTTCCATGTGGCTCGATCTATGGGTGAAACCAGGCAGCCAGGTAAAGGTTACGGGCAATCGCACGCACCTGAAGACCTGGACAGTAAAAAGTGACATCCCCGAACAAAAAGACCAGCAAAGATTCATGTCCCGCAGTAAAGCACTGCTCGATCAATACCAGGAATTATCCGTGCAGGAAAGTGCCCTGTTTGAAAAACGTGGAAAGGTAGATAAGTCTGAACACCCCGCTATCAGGAAAAGTATAGATTCTATACGTAAACTGCAGGAGCCCATCCAGGATGCGATCAACAGGAATGAACTCAGCCTGCTGGAATCCACCTCACAACATGGCACTTACTGGATGAAGATATTGAAAGAACGCGCCCGCTTCTCTAAATACAGCAGCGATACCACCTTGCTTTTCCGCACCAAGGCCATCTACCACGCATTGAGCGAGCAAGAAAAAAGCAGCTATAACGGCGCCGAGATCCGCAATCTTCTCTATCCTCCTACAGTAGTAAAAGTAGGCGAGAAAATAGCCGACACCGAGCTTAAAGACCTTCAGGGCAACACCCATTCGCTGGCCGAATACAAAGGTAAATACCTGCTCATCGATTTCTGGAGCATCGGTTGCGGCCCCTGCATCGCCGCTATGCCCGAACTTAAAAAGCTACACGAAAGCGCTCCCGCCAACCTGGCTGTGATCAGCCTCAGTGTAGACGAACGCACCGAGACCTGGAAAAAAGCCTCCGACAAGTTCCAGTTGAACTGGATCAACCTGAGCGACGGCAAAGGCATGACTGGGCTGGCGGCGAATTATGGTGTGACGGGTATACCGCATTATGTAATCATTTCACCGGACGGGGTGCTGCTGGATTCGTGGGTGGGGTATAGTGAGGGGGCGTTGGAGAAGAGAGTGGGGAAGTTTTTGGGGAGATAGGAAAAAGATAGTTGCCTGACGTCAGTTAAAAGAGCGAGGCCTGCCGAACAGGAGGCCTCTTTATTTGTTGACGTGAACGAGTTTTTATATGGTTCGTGTGATGCTGCCTGTATTGATCTATTTCCCCCCTCGCCACTACAGATTTTCCCCAGGGTTGTCTCATGTTAGAGATGTTTAATTTAATATGCTTTGATAATGTGCTCGACAAACGCTTAGCTTTTTTAGTCGTTTAGAAACGGCTATACTTTAATTGAAAAGCATTACTATTGAATACCGATTTACATAATGACAATGAGAATTCAACACTTGGTTAAAGTGTGACTATGGTGACAAGGGCGTATTAGGCTCCCGGAAAATGACCAACCTTATTCCGATATGCAAAAGTACTCGCTAGGGGTACTATTGGGCTCCCCAGTATATGGCTCTTTGAGTGCACTCGTAATACCAATAGTTTTTGGGCTATTCTATAAAATGTAACCTTAATGGACTTACGGCGCTCTACTCTTGTTTAGCTTTAGGAATAGTCAATTGTGTTGAATAGATTTTCTTGTCATTTATCCTATGGAAAGTATCCGGATGTTCATCTATAATAAAAGGCATTGCATGAAATTTATTTTGACATTGGTACTATCGTTGTTAGTCTGGCGCGCCCAGGGGCAAGATTATGGTTTGGGTGACAAAACAACGCAAGCGGAATTAAACAGATTGCCCCTTTCTAAAGAAATTTCAAGTAAGGAGATATTGCCCACTTCTTACACGTTAAAAAGGTATACGCTTCCCCCCGACAACCAAGGGCCTAGATCCACTTGTGCGGCCAGGGCGGTAGCTGCAGCCAGATCAATTCTCTACGCCTATGCACGAGGGTTTACAAATAGCGATAGTTTGAGGAAATACAAATTCTGTCCGGAATATTTATATTATAAGATTAAGAAACCGAACGACAGTGGTTGTATAAAAGGTGCGTCTGTTACGAAAGCGCTGGATGTTGTGAAGAAAACAGGAATCGTATTGAGAAGCCAGGGCTTAGGTGATTGTCCCCCGTATGTGGATAGTAATTCCGCAAAGCAGGCGGGCCGTTATAAATTAAAAGCGGATTCTCTCTTAAGCGATAAAGGGGCCGCTTTGAGTGCCACAACGATACTGAAGATAAAAAGGGCGCTTAAGCGAAACAATCCTGTGGTGATTTCAATGAGGTTTTATGAATCATTTCGTAAAGTTGGGCGCGATGGATTTTGGGCGTATTCACCTACCGAATCACTCGGTGATACCCTCCACCATGCGATGTGTATTGTTGGGTACGACGACTTTAAAAAGAATGGGTCATTTGAGGTGATTAACAGCTGGGGCAGCGGTTGGGGTAACAATGGTTATTGCTGGCTTACCTATGAACAACTGCTGCAACATGTGCGCTATGCCATTGAGGTGATCGACTATAACGCTAATGCGGAGATTATTACCGGAAAGATAGAACTGTTATTGCCGGATAATAGTCCGTTAAATTTTCGCTTAAAACAGCCGGGCAATAATGAGACGGATACCCGGCTTGGGAATGCCGTTCGATACGAGATGTTAGACACCTTTCCAACCGGGATCACGTTTAAGATGAAGCTCGGTCTTACCGCTAATGGTTATGTATACCTGTTTTCAAGAAAGAAAGATGATTCTTTTTCGTTGGTTTATCCCTCTCAAAAAACTACGCCGGCAACATTCAATTCTGCTAACCAATCTTGTACACTGCCTTCTAAAGGAAGCTTTCATGTAAATGAGCATAATAGCGAAGAACTCTGCGTTATATTTTCGAAGGATATCCTGGATGTAGACCGATTGCTAGATTGCGCTAATACCAACAGGATGGGCCTGCAGGAGGCGCTGCAGGAAATATGTGGTGTTCCGCCAGAGCAAATTAATGACGCCTTTTTTGACATGCAAAATATGCAGTTTAAAACACCAAAACACCGTCGCTATTTCCTGATTTGTTATTCATTCAATATAAATACGATGCTATGAGGTATTTATTAATCTTATTAACGACACTATTATCTATATCAGTTGCATACGGCCAACCAGTAAAAAATACACCTGAAGTTACCTGGATTAGCCCTAAGACAGTGCAATCCAACACAACTGCCGATAAGTTGAGTGTAGAGGTCTGCGTTAAAAGCAGTACCAAACTCAAGGATGTAAAACTGTACCTGAACGATAAAGAAGTAAAGCCTAAAACGTTAGATACCGTACCGGACGTTGTATCTGTACGTCCCAATAGCTGCAACAAGCTAGTAAAAGAGGTGTTGGTGTTGTCGAAAGGCGCCAACTACCTTAAATTGGTCGCTACGAATGAAGCTGGTGCTACCACGCAAACCTATACGGTAAGGTATAGCCAGCCGAGGATTAGTGTTGTAGACGCACCTAAGCCGGAACGAAGGAAGGCTCTGGTAATCGGCAATGCGCGCTACGCATCCCAGGCGTATATTCCCAATTGTTATAATGATGCCGATTCGATTGAACATATCTTTAAGAAATTGAATTTTACAGTGGTCAAAAAGATGGACCTTTCCATGCAATCATTTTTGCAGACCCTCGATTCTTTTTGCGTGGACATTGATCAATACGACGCCGTAGTCGTCTATTACAGCGGACATGGATTCGAAGTGAACGGGTTTAATTGTATGTTCCCGGTAGATGCCACGGTAGCCGACTTGCCAAATTTATTAGGTCAGTATAGTATCACCAGCGATCCCAGTAACCCGATCATGCAACGTTTTTTTGCAAATGGCGTAAAAAAGACAATTTTTATTTTGGACGCCTGTAGAGACAATCCGTTAAGCGATGCGCTTAAAGATGATGGGTATGGCAAACACCTAAAGTCAGCTCATTTCGATAAAAAGACCTTTTTAATCGACAGTAGTGATCGTACGAGGATGCGAATTGAAAAGGACAATGGGGTTAGTGCCCCAGCCGGCTGCCTGATAGCGTATGCGACCGTTGCGGGAATGAAAGCGGAATCTGTTTCCCGGAATAGCGGACGTAACAGTCCATACACCGCAGCGCTTTTAAAAAATTTGAAACGACAAGGACTGCCAGTCATCGACATGCTGAAAGAAGTGCAGCGTACGTTGAAAAATACCCGGCTACTTGAACAGGATTGTTCCTTTTATTACAGCCTACCGGAGGATTTTACGTTTAATATGATAGATACCTCCTTATATGCTAGTAGAAATGGCGTATTGATGAATTATACAGACGAGCGGGATAAAAAGTATTGCGGTGTATACAGGAGCATATCGATAGATACGGAAGCCATGGAGGACACCGTAAGTGGCTTGCAATTTCACCTCGATTTTGAAGTGAATGGTATGCGGGGAGATGGGCGTGTGTATATAGAGTTTTATGACGAGCAGGGGCTACCGCTGAAAGACTTTAATCAGGCCTGGACGGACGGGAATATACGGTTGAGGTCGGAATTTTCCACCAACAACTATAGTTACTCAAATAGTGATCTTAGCCGCGACCTGTTTTTGTCTTATGCCAGTTTTGATCCGGCGTTGAAGGGGCAAACAGTGCATTATGTTATCACAGCGAGCGCGAATGACTATATAAAACTAAAAACGAAATTGCGGCCTTTAGTGTTGCCAGTTTGGAAATAGAAGTTTTGGAATTTAAAGCGTTAATACGGACATCTCCGAAATTTCAATCTAAACAGAAAGTCAGCCTATTCCGGTTGGCTTTCTGTTTAATTGTTTTAATCCCTCTACTAGGCGTCAGCTCTTTGTTTAAATAAACAAGTCGCCCATGCCACCCTCATGAGCAGATATTGAGACTCGAAATACACCGCCGGATACTTCCCTCAATAGCAGGCGGGTGGTCAGCATAAGATCATCCCCCATGTGGATGGCCGAAGTTCTTTAGTTTTTTGGTTTCCCATATTTTTCGGCGGCCAGGGCTGATGGGGATGATGTATATGGGGTGCGCGGGTGGCATCTCCTTGCCCTTTGAAAAGTCGTATTTTCCTTATTCGAGTTGCACGTATCAGGTTTTTGATTTATATTCGACATAAAGGAATTTACCCCACTTTGCCGCCTCAATACCTGTTATGAAAGGATTTGTATCCACACTCAGCACATTCGTAGTCTTATACTGTGTATTAATTGGGATACTTTACGCGATTCCTGAATTGCAGCCAGGTTTAAATTTCCAACGCTCGCTTTTACGCGGAGAGGTGTTGGTACCTGTAACCGCTATTTACATACTGTTATTTTATCTTGTTTCTTACTACCTAAAAAAGCAGAAGTATGATAAAAAGAAGTCTTAGCACTATCATATTATCGCTACTTTTCCTAGCTAGGCCAGCTGCCGCTCAGGGCATAATGGATGAAATGATGGCTGTCCCTGGAACAGTTGTTTCATTTTTTTCGGGCTTAATAAAAAAGGGAGAAAGTCTCGCCACGTATCAGGATAAGAAAAGCTTCCTGAAGATTAGTTCTTCCATTTATTCAAAAACAGGCAAAGTGATTAAACGGAAACAACAAGTGCTGGCGGCGTTGAAAGACTCATCTGCCACACGCCAGCAGCTTACGCGGGATGTTGACAAATGGATGTCAACTATGCGTGATCTTATAGAGATAGTTGATAAGAGCAACGATATCGGCGAATCGGTAGGGACAGATGCCATTAATCAGTTAAATCAATTAACGGCCGATCTAAATGGGAAAATGGCCTATCTGGAGTCTGGAAAGCTTGTTAACCATACCGACCGTGCTGAGGCTGCAGTGAAATTGCAAGAAAGTATAGATGTTCTTTCGAAAGGGCATAGTCAATTGAAGGTGTTTATTGATAGTTTGAGGAAGAGTATTGAATAGAGAAGGCGACATGCCCCCCTCAATGAAACCTCTCCCCCCGCTCCAGCTTCCCAATAATCACCAACATCCTCTTCTCCCGCGTCTCCGCCTTCTTCGCCGTCTGCAACCGCCAGTTAATCGCAAAAAGATTGGTCTTATTCAGCGTCTTAAAAAAGGCGTAAGCCACCTTGTTCTTCTTTAACAGCGCAATAAAATCAGCAGGCGTCTCGCTGCTGGACGGTGGGTCGTAGGCAGCAGCCCAGCGGCCGTCTGCCTTGGCTTCTTCGATGGCTTTGTGCCCGGCGGCCTGCATCCTCCCGGCTTCGGTCAGCCGGGCTACATGATCAATGTTGACTTTCGACCAAAGGCTTTTGGGGCGGCGGGGGCAGAAGCGCTGCAGGTATGACTGATCATCATGTTTATTGGCCTGTCCGTCGATCCAGCCGTAACAGAGGGCTACGTCCAATGCGCCGGCGCGGTCCAGGGATTTAACGCCGGAATCTTTCTTATAGAGTTGCAGCCAAACGCCCGATACTTCCTGGTTTTTCTTTAACCAGGTTTCGAATGCTTTTGCTGTCGTAAAAAACTTTATTTCCTCTCCGTTTTTTGCTGTTGCCATAAGGTAAATTTAATGAATTATCTTACGGGTACAATCAATTCACATGTACCCTGAATTCAACCACTCAATTCCACGGAGAAAGTTCATTGGTGACCTCAGCAAAACTGCAGCGGGACTGGCAGTCCTGGGCTGGCAGCCGGGGCATTTATCGCTAACAGTACAGCAGGTGATGGACCTGGTCCTGAAAGAAGGCAACCTCTCACGAATCGCCGACACGGTCGATACGCTGAAAACCGGGCACGCCGCGCAGCCTGTCACGGGTATCATCACCACGATGTTCCCCACGATCAATGTCATACAGGAAGCGATTAAACATAAGGCAAACTTCATCATCGCGCATGAACCTGCGTTTTACAACCATAAAGACGATAAAGGGTGGGTGAAGGACAACGGGGTGCTCCGGCAAAAGCTGGCGATGATCGACAAACACCAGATAGTTATCTGGCGCTTCCATGACTACTGTCACGCTTTACAGCCAGATGCGGTGAGCTATGGTGTGGCCCGAAAGGCAGGGTGGGAGCGGTACTACAAAACAGGACAACTGTCGCTGACAATCCCTGCTATCTCCTTAAAGCAATTGGCGCAGCACCTTAAAACGTCATTAGGTATCTCGCAGGTCCGGGTTATTGGCGACCTGGCCCAGTCTTGTACACGTATTGCTTTGATGCCGGGCGCCTGGGGCGGACAGCGGCAGGTTAATGCGGTGGAAACGGAAAAGCCGGATGTCCTGATCGTCGGCGAATTGTCAGAATGGGAAACGGCCGAGTATATCCGCGACGCTAACCTGCTGGGGCAAAAGAAAGGGCTGATCGTTCTGGGGCATAGTGTAAGCGAGGAGCCGGGCATGGAATATTTCGCGGAGTGGCTGCGGCCTAAACTGCCTGGTATCAAGGTTACACATGTCTCCTCTAATGATCCTTTCACCTGGTTGTAACAACATAACATGTCAAATAGAACTTTCGACCCTTTTCCTTTGCTAACGACGCAAAGACTTACGCTCAGGCAGCTCCGCATTGATGATGACACGGCAATTTTCACATTGCGTGCGGATGAGGAAGTAGGGAAATACCTCAACCGGCAACCAGCCACCACTATTCATGATGCAAGAAATTTCATAAGCAGGATCAACGAAAACGCAGCTAAG
This genomic interval from Chitinophaga horti contains the following:
- a CDS encoding pirin family protein, producing the protein MPPVTEQVRKRRRPFVFLDHVAPKVQEKINKRGTGAHPHRGIATLTYVLNGEDEHFDSAGNYAMVHSGGVQWMKAGNGIIHDETLNYDSQTNSKLIHAFQFWINLPSKIKAESPGYLAIEGNEVPFKTLPDANGWIKVIVGTFEELKSAIPDYSGQFLYHIHLEAGAVFNIGFEEQIEVAAYLPTASATINDESFNAGDFVEFDRKEGSMEIRNLNSDACDVLLFGGERYSEPIVAEGPFVMNAEIEIGEAYRDFYGGKYGKIDYEGQRAK
- a CDS encoding TlpA disulfide reductase family protein → MFRITFLLLLSSASAFAQQPYTIEGTLKNVPDGAVISLMRNEGNLLSEIAKDTVKGGKFRFDGSVDALTSLGLSGRSSGFPSMWLDLWVKPGSQVKVTGNRTHLKTWTVKSDIPEQKDQQRFMSRSKALLDQYQELSVQESALFEKRGKVDKSEHPAIRKSIDSIRKLQEPIQDAINRNELSLLESTSQHGTYWMKILKERARFSKYSSDTTLLFRTKAIYHALSEQEKSSYNGAEIRNLLYPPTVVKVGEKIADTELKDLQGNTHSLAEYKGKYLLIDFWSIGCGPCIAAMPELKKLHESAPANLAVISLSVDERTETWKKASDKFQLNWINLSDGKGMTGLAANYGVTGIPHYVIISPDGVLLDSWVGYSEGALEKRVGKFLGR
- a CDS encoding C1 family peptidase; amino-acid sequence: MKFILTLVLSLLVWRAQGQDYGLGDKTTQAELNRLPLSKEISSKEILPTSYTLKRYTLPPDNQGPRSTCAARAVAAARSILYAYARGFTNSDSLRKYKFCPEYLYYKIKKPNDSGCIKGASVTKALDVVKKTGIVLRSQGLGDCPPYVDSNSAKQAGRYKLKADSLLSDKGAALSATTILKIKRALKRNNPVVISMRFYESFRKVGRDGFWAYSPTESLGDTLHHAMCIVGYDDFKKNGSFEVINSWGSGWGNNGYCWLTYEQLLQHVRYAIEVIDYNANAEIITGKIELLLPDNSPLNFRLKQPGNNETDTRLGNAVRYEMLDTFPTGITFKMKLGLTANGYVYLFSRKKDDSFSLVYPSQKTTPATFNSANQSCTLPSKGSFHVNEHNSEELCVIFSKDILDVDRLLDCANTNRMGLQEALQEICGVPPEQINDAFFDMQNMQFKTPKHRRYFLICYSFNINTML
- a CDS encoding caspase family protein, translated to MLFIQYKYDAMRYLLILLTTLLSISVAYGQPVKNTPEVTWISPKTVQSNTTADKLSVEVCVKSSTKLKDVKLYLNDKEVKPKTLDTVPDVVSVRPNSCNKLVKEVLVLSKGANYLKLVATNEAGATTQTYTVRYSQPRISVVDAPKPERRKALVIGNARYASQAYIPNCYNDADSIEHIFKKLNFTVVKKMDLSMQSFLQTLDSFCVDIDQYDAVVVYYSGHGFEVNGFNCMFPVDATVADLPNLLGQYSITSDPSNPIMQRFFANGVKKTIFILDACRDNPLSDALKDDGYGKHLKSAHFDKKTFLIDSSDRTRMRIEKDNGVSAPAGCLIAYATVAGMKAESVSRNSGRNSPYTAALLKNLKRQGLPVIDMLKEVQRTLKNTRLLEQDCSFYYSLPEDFTFNMIDTSLYASRNGVLMNYTDERDKKYCGVYRSISIDTEAMEDTVSGLQFHLDFEVNGMRGDGRVYIEFYDEQGLPLKDFNQAWTDGNIRLRSEFSTNNYSYSNSDLSRDLFLSYASFDPALKGQTVHYVITASANDYIKLKTKLRPLVLPVWK
- a CDS encoding YdeI/OmpD-associated family protein → MATAKNGEEIKFFTTAKAFETWLKKNQEVSGVWLQLYKKDSGVKSLDRAGALDVALCYGWIDGQANKHDDQSYLQRFCPRRPKSLWSKVNIDHVARLTEAGRMQAAGHKAIEEAKADGRWAAAYDPPSSSETPADFIALLKKNKVAYAFFKTLNKTNLFAINWRLQTAKKAETREKRMLVIIGKLERGERFH
- a CDS encoding Nif3-like dinuclear metal center hexameric protein, with protein sequence MYPEFNHSIPRRKFIGDLSKTAAGLAVLGWQPGHLSLTVQQVMDLVLKEGNLSRIADTVDTLKTGHAAQPVTGIITTMFPTINVIQEAIKHKANFIIAHEPAFYNHKDDKGWVKDNGVLRQKLAMIDKHQIVIWRFHDYCHALQPDAVSYGVARKAGWERYYKTGQLSLTIPAISLKQLAQHLKTSLGISQVRVIGDLAQSCTRIALMPGAWGGQRQVNAVETEKPDVLIVGELSEWETAEYIRDANLLGQKKGLIVLGHSVSEEPGMEYFAEWLRPKLPGIKVTHVSSNDPFTWL
- a CDS encoding GNAT family N-acetyltransferase; its protein translation is MSNRTFDPFPLLTTQRLTLRQLRIDDDTAIFTLRADEEVGKYLNRQPATTIHDARNFISRINENAAKGNAVHWAITLT